The Methanoregula boonei 6A8 genome has a window encoding:
- a CDS encoding response regulator, which produces MIHLLYVDNNPDTCTIVAALCERIGSFTVKILNSGESALEWLQTSSADAIVSEYDMQGCMNGIMLLRELRSRGTSTPFILFTANDSRTVRKKAYRYGVFSVISKASLGKKPLHRLIRTIYWAVLYTGS; this is translated from the coding sequence ATGATCCATCTCCTGTATGTCGATAACAATCCGGATACCTGCACGATTGTTGCAGCACTCTGCGAAAGGATAGGGTCGTTTACGGTAAAGATCCTCAATTCCGGAGAATCTGCCCTTGAATGGTTGCAAACGTCATCGGCAGATGCGATTGTTTCTGAGTACGACATGCAAGGATGCATGAACGGGATTATGTTGCTTCGCGAATTGCGCTCCCGGGGTACCTCAACCCCGTTTATTCTTTTCACTGCCAATGATTCTCGCACCGTAAGAAAAAAAGCATACCGGTATGGGGTATTTAGCGTCATCAGCAAAGCCTCACTGGGCAAAAAGCCGCTTCACCGCCTTATCAGGACAATATACTGGGCGGTACTGTATACGGGAAGTTGA